From a single Solanum dulcamara chromosome 4, daSolDulc1.2, whole genome shotgun sequence genomic region:
- the LOC129884180 gene encoding uncharacterized protein LOC129884180, which translates to MLKSKNITDMHPYCSDYYKPEALANTYELPMVPMPDKKDWSVPKEILEEIVLPPRYKRMPGRPKKGRKKYSSEKIRTSTNSCSRCGHEGQNRKTCNFMPKEK; encoded by the coding sequence ATGTTGAAGAGCAAAAACATTACAGACATGCACCCATACTGTTCTGATTACTACAAGCCAGAGGCGTTGGCAAATACATATGAATTGccaatggttccaatgccagataagaaagattggTCTGTTCCgaaagaaattttggaagagaTCGTCTTGCCACCAAGATACAAAAGGATGCcaggaagaccaaagaaaggTAGAAAAAAGTACTCTAGTGAGAAGATAAGAACGAGCACAAATTCTTGTAGTCGTTGTGGCCATGAAGGCCAGAAcagaaagacttgtaatttcatgCCCAAAGAGAAATGA
- the LOC129884957 gene encoding uncharacterized protein LOC129884957, translating into MAGTRPLVNFAFYFAVVLAATTVTMSLQGMAARDMSLDIVAIEQKLIPVGDIVTCLKRCYVQSDCSDGWLCSDCANDAFDQGGKHCDKFTASGQGYFAMLSQAQFAV; encoded by the exons ATGGCTGGAACACGTCCTTTGGTTAACTTTGCATTTTACTTTGCTGTTGTCCTAGCAGCAACTACTG TTACTATGTCGCTGCAAGGAATGGCTGCGCGCGACATGTCTCTTGATATCGTAGCGATTGAACAGAAATTAATTCCGGTTGGTGATATAGTAACTTGCTTGAAAAGATGCTACGTGCAGAGTGATTGCAGCGATGGTTGGCTTTGTTCAGATTGCGCGAATGATGCATTTGATCAAGGTGGAAAGCACTGCGACAAGTTTACTGCTTCTGGACAAGGATATTTCGCGATGCTCAGTCAAGCTCAATTTGCAGTTTAG